A stretch of Gemmatimonadota bacterium DNA encodes these proteins:
- a CDS encoding molybdopterin-dependent oxidoreductase, with product MTARLVRPRRRPLLALAAATAALLFSLAPAAHAQSALAPEPTITVRGDVPTPLVLTAADLAAMPRATVTTTNNGMTTTYRGVWVADVLAKAGFALGPAARRNSLSGYVLARATDGYQVLFSIGELDPAITDGQALLADTANDQPLFAENGRFRLVLPKDKRGARSMRMLASLDVVLLIK from the coding sequence ATGACCGCCCGCCTCGTCCGTCCACGCCGCCGTCCGCTCCTCGCGCTCGCCGCGGCGACGGCGGCGTTGCTCTTCTCGCTCGCGCCTGCGGCGCATGCGCAGTCCGCGCTCGCCCCCGAGCCGACGATCACCGTCCGTGGTGACGTCCCGACCCCGCTCGTCCTCACCGCGGCCGATCTCGCGGCGATGCCGCGCGCGACGGTGACGACGACGAACAACGGGATGACCACGACCTACCGCGGCGTGTGGGTGGCCGACGTCCTCGCGAAGGCGGGATTCGCCCTCGGTCCCGCCGCACGGCGCAACTCGCTCTCGGGCTACGTGCTCGCCCGCGCGACCGACGGGTACCAGGTGCTCTTCTCGATCGGCGAGCTCGACCCGGCGATCACCGACGGCCAGGCACTCCTCGCCGACACGGCGAACGACCAGCCGCTCTTCGCCGAGAACGGACGCTTCCGCCTCGTGCTGCCGAAGGACAAGCGCGGCGCGCGATCGATGCGGATGCTCGCATCGCTCGACGTGGTGCTGCTCATCAAGTAG